The Akkermansia muciniphila genome includes the window GTCCGCCAGCGCCTTGGCGACTACTTCCCCCACCAGGGGAATGCCGAAGGCGATGAGCCAGCGTTCCAGCGGAAGCTCGCGCGCGTATTGCAGGGCGTCCAGCGCTTTCTGGGCATTCTTTTCCCCATACCGGCGCGGTTCCTCCGGAGTGCCCAGGTTCAGGTTGGCGAGCTGGTCCAGTTTCAGGAAGAAAAGGTCCAGGGGGGAGGATGCCAGCCCGGAGCTCCTCAACGCTTCCGCTACGGAAGAGCCGATGCTTTCCACGTCCAGCGCGGAACGGGAGCAGAAATGGGTGATGCCGGATACGGCCTGGGCCGGACAGGTGAAGTTGGTGCAGCGCCAGGCCACTTTTCCCTCTTCCTTCATGATGGGGTTGCCGCACGCGGGGCAGAGGCCTCCGGTGGCCTCCAGAATGCTGTAGGGCCTGGCATCCGCCGGGCGTTTGGAAAGGATCACCTTCAGGATGGCGGGGATGATTTCCCCCGCCTTTTCCACCAGAACGGTATCACCGATGCGGACGTCCTTCCGGTCGATTTCATCCTGGTTATGGAGGGTGGCCCGGGAGACGGTGGAGCCGGAAAGCAGCACGGGCTTGAGTTCCGCCACGGGCGTCAGCACCCCGGTGCGGCCCACCTGCACGGTGATGTCCAGCAGGGGGGTCTCCTTCTGTTCCGGGGGGAACTTGTATGCAGCGGACCAGCGGGGCGCGCGCGCCGTGGCGCCCAGAGCTGCCCGCGTGGCCATGGAGCTGATCTTGATGACGGCGCCGTCCGTGCCGTAGGGGAGCGCGTGGCGTAGTTTGTCAATGTCCCGCACCGCCTGGCGGGTGGCTTCCAGGGTATCCGTATAATACACCGGCTCATTGGCGGGAATGCCGCAGCGGTGCAACATGTCCCAGAAATCCTTTACGTTCTTCAGTTCCGGCCCTTCATAGGCGCCCAGTCCGTGGGCCAGGAAGGCCAGAGGCCGGGCGGCTACCTGCCTGGAATCCAGCTGCTTGAGGGTCCCGGCGGTGGCATTGCGCGGATTGGCGAAGGCGGGGAGCCCTTCCGAGTCCCGCTCTTCATTCAGTTTGGCAAAGGCTTCATTGGGCATGAATACCTCTCCGCGCACCTCCAGCACGGGAGGGGCCCCAGCGGGAAGGGTGGGGGGGATGCTGCGGATGGTGCAGACGTTGGCCGTCACGTCATCCCCCACGTCTCCGTCCCCGCGCGTGGCCGCATAAGCGAGCCGCCCGTCGCGGTACATGATGGATATTGCCACTCCGTCAATCTTGGGTTCCACGGAGACGGGCACCTGCTCCGTTTTCAGCGTCTTGGCCAGCTTGTTGTAAAATTCCACCAGTTCCTCATCCGGAACGGGAGCGTCCCGCTGCTCAAAAATGTCATCAATGGACAGCATGGGAACCGTGTGCCTGATCTGGTTGAACCCCTGGAGCGGAGCACCCCCTACGCGGCGCGTGGGTGAATCCGAGTCAGCCAGTTCAGGATGGGCCTGTTCCAGTTTTTCAAGCTCCAGGAACAGGGCGTCATACTCCGCATCGGAAATCTCCGGTTCCGCCTGTTCATAATACAGCTGGTTATGGCGGCGCAGTTCGGAACGCAGGTGGTCCGCGCGGCGGCGCATGGCTTCCTCCGCCTGGTCCGGCTGGGCGGCCGCGTCATTCTCCGCCTGCTGTGGCGTCTGTTTGCCGGACGCCAGGGAAAAAAGGTCTTCCTCCATAAGGAAAATGAGTGAAAAAGAGGGCTATTTGCTCAGTTTAATGACGGAACAAGGCGTTTTGGAATGTTCATGCGCCTTGAACAGGACCGTGCCGTTGACGGCGGGAAGGACGGTATTGTCCCCCAGCAGAACGGCCTTGGAATAACCCTTTGGCAGGGTGACGGCTGTGCCTTCATCCTCCTCGTACCCGGTGGAATCCAGAGGCTGCATGCGGGCGTACTCCGCGCCTTCCGTCAATTCCTTCATGGTCCCTTCACTGGGCGGCTGGGCCGGGCCCTTGTCCGGCGGCGGGGTCAGGAACACGAAAATGTCTCCGTTCCGGTTGATGGAGGCGGGCTGGTCCAGTTCCGTAAAGGCCCGCGTGCCGTATACGGCCTCTCCGTTGATCTTGAGCCACTGGCCCACGCCGCGCATGGTGGCGGCCACTTTTTCCGGAATGGTGCCGTCCGCCATCGGGTTTACGTTCAGCAGGAGGTTGCCTCCCTTGGTGACGCATTCCACCAGTTTTTCAATGACGGTTTCCGGGGACTTGATGTTGGTGTCATACCGGTTGTAGCCCCACTTGTCGCTCACCGTCATGCAGGACTCCCAGTCCACGCCGGGATAGCCGCGCCGGGGGATGAAGCGTTCCGGGGTGATGTAATCCCCGCAGCGCAGGTCCAGCGTGCCGGCCTGGTCCCTGTTTAATCCGGAGTAGGCGTACAGGCGGTTGTTCATGATGACGGCGGGATTGATGGAGCGCACCATGTCCATCAGTTCCGGTGCTTTCCAGCCCCTGGCGCCCTCCATGGCTCCCTGGGAATAATCCCACCACATGATGTCAATGGGCGCGTAACGGGTCATGAGCTCCCTGACCTGCGCGTGCAGGTACTTCTGGTAGGCGGCGTGGTCCCGCGGGATGTTCTTCTTTTTAAGCATCTCCGCCTGCCCGGCGGGATAGCAGAGGTCCGGGCAGATGGTGTTGTCATAAGACGGATGGTGCCAGTCAATGACGGAGTGGTAAAGGCCCACCTTCAAGCCGCGTTTGCGGCAGGAATCCACGTATTCCCGGATGATGTCCCGGTTGATGGCGCTTTTGGCGTCGTAATCCGTCTGGGCGCTGTCAAACAGGCCGAACCCTTCATGGTGCTTGCTGGTCAGCACCACGTACCGGCATCCTGCGTCCTGCGCAAGCTGCGCCCATTCTTCCGTCAGTCCTTCCCTGGGCTTGAACAGGGGGAGGGCTTCCGCGGCGTAGGAGTCCGTATCCGCCTCCACGTTCTTCTGAATCCATTCGGACCCGCCGGGCTTGCCTTTCCATTCCCCGGCCAGCCCGGAATACAGGCCGTAATGGATGAACATGCCGAATTTAGCGTCACGCCACCACTCCATGCGGCGGCTGCGTTCCTCCGCCGTTTCCTTCACGGCGGCGTGGTTGGCGTCCGCGGGCAGGGGGAGAACGGGAACGGGTGCGGAGAATTCAGCGGGAACCGGAGCGGGAGCATCCGGCGCCGTGTTTCCGCTGCGCAGCTGGGCTGCAAATGCTTCATCCAGGGCCAGGGCGGGTTGTCCGTTCTCCGTAACGATTTTAGTGGCGCCCTGCTGGGAGAAGGCCGGAAGCCCCAGGGCTGCGGCCAGGGCGGCAATCGTGGCGATATTCATGATCTTTCAGAATGGTGTGAGGATAGGGGAAGGCCGGACCGGTCAAACGACGTCCGTATCCGCGTAACTGCCCAGGATTTTCAGCATGGAGCAGTGCTGTTCCAGCTCCGGAAGGGTCTCCCGGAGGGGGGATTCCTGGATGTGGCCCACGGCGTCTATATAAAACACGTATTCCCAGTTAATGGCCTTGGAGGGGCGGGATTCAATGCGGATCAGGTTGTTGTTATGCCTTTGGAAGCAGTT containing:
- a CDS encoding alpha-L-fucosidase, with the protein product MNIATIAALAAALGLPAFSQQGATKIVTENGQPALALDEAFAAQLRSGNTAPDAPAPVPAEFSAPVPVLPLPADANHAAVKETAEERSRRMEWWRDAKFGMFIHYGLYSGLAGEWKGKPGGSEWIQKNVEADTDSYAAEALPLFKPREGLTEEWAQLAQDAGCRYVVLTSKHHEGFGLFDSAQTDYDAKSAINRDIIREYVDSCRKRGLKVGLYHSVIDWHHPSYDNTICPDLCYPAGQAEMLKKKNIPRDHAAYQKYLHAQVRELMTRYAPIDIMWWDYSQGAMEGARGWKAPELMDMVRSINPAVIMNNRLYAYSGLNRDQAGTLDLRCGDYITPERFIPRRGYPGVDWESCMTVSDKWGYNRYDTNIKSPETVIEKLVECVTKGGNLLLNVNPMADGTIPEKVAATMRGVGQWLKINGEAVYGTRAFTELDQPASINRNGDIFVFLTPPPDKGPAQPPSEGTMKELTEGAEYARMQPLDSTGYEEDEGTAVTLPKGYSKAVLLGDNTVLPAVNGTVLFKAHEHSKTPCSVIKLSK
- the ligA gene encoding NAD-dependent DNA ligase LigA codes for the protein MEEDLFSLASGKQTPQQAENDAAAQPDQAEEAMRRRADHLRSELRRHNQLYYEQAEPEISDAEYDALFLELEKLEQAHPELADSDSPTRRVGGAPLQGFNQIRHTVPMLSIDDIFEQRDAPVPDEELVEFYNKLAKTLKTEQVPVSVEPKIDGVAISIMYRDGRLAYAATRGDGDVGDDVTANVCTIRSIPPTLPAGAPPVLEVRGEVFMPNEAFAKLNEERDSEGLPAFANPRNATAGTLKQLDSRQVAARPLAFLAHGLGAYEGPELKNVKDFWDMLHRCGIPANEPVYYTDTLEATRQAVRDIDKLRHALPYGTDGAVIKISSMATRAALGATARAPRWSAAYKFPPEQKETPLLDITVQVGRTGVLTPVAELKPVLLSGSTVSRATLHNQDEIDRKDVRIGDTVLVEKAGEIIPAILKVILSKRPADARPYSILEATGGLCPACGNPIMKEEGKVAWRCTNFTCPAQAVSGITHFCSRSALDVESIGSSVAEALRSSGLASSPLDLFFLKLDQLANLNLGTPEEPRRYGEKNAQKALDALQYARELPLERWLIAFGIPLVGEVVAKALADTHPDLEHVADSPYLRDIVRLDELMEQAAKTNPNTRENRKAVKEGALSAEAVQERHQELTDEIDRLTAPYLETGYLRKNTAKFSYGSEIGVAAAKSLQSFFTSAAGNHTMDVLRGLGINPQSQSYRANLLEIPAGALSGKTFVITGTLSHPRDYFEELIAAHGGKATGAISKSTSYLLAGSGGGSKRDKAVKLGVPVISEEDFNKLIAD